The region CGGGGCTTTTGGCTTTTCACTCATGGAACCAATCTATGGCCCGCAGGACAACGCCGCACGTTCTTCCATCGCTGGCAGCGAACGTACCGCTAAGGGCGTTCCTGCGTCAGGCGCCAGTTGTCCTGGAACTCCGGATGGTCCTCGTGCACGGCGGCGAGGGCGGACAGCGCCAACGTGGTCCACTCCAGCTCCTCACGGAACTGGGGATCGTCGTCGGGGTCCACGACCATGCGTGAAAGTGCATGGCGGCGGGCACCTCCGATGATCTCGATGAGCATGAGCTTAGTTTCGCATTCCTTCAGCAGCCGCTCCTCATACCAGCGGTCCGAGAGCGAAACGTCGGAAGATGCCAGTAGTTTGCGGGCCTCGGAGATGTCTTCTTGGAAGCGGATGACCAGGAAATCCACGATATCCATGGGCCGAATCCTACCCGGCGGACCGCCCGCCGGTCAGTGGTCCATGCGCGAACGGGAATATTTAACGGCCAAGCGCTCGTTAGTGTAAGTATCAACTAATTGAGGAGATGCCTTTTGCCGGTAGCCGATACCCACTCCCCCAAAAAGACAGCACGTGCCAGGCGCGTGCGCAGCATCCGTTCCCTCCGCCGCGGAGACATCGTTGAAGCACGCAGCGGCGGAACCACCTATTTCCACGGCGAGGTCCAGGACACAGCCCCGGGCCTGTCCACCGTCTGGATCCGGGATGAGTCCACCGGTCAACGGACTGCGGCCAGCATGGACGATTTCAGCCTCTGGAAGCTGTAGCCGCACCCCCGGCTGCGGTCACCGGTCAATCAGGGCGCCGGCGCTGATATTCAGCGTTGCGGCGGTCATGCTGGCGGCCCGGTCCGAAGCAGCGAAGGCCGCTGCGTAGCCCACATCCTCCAGCGTGGCAGCGCGGCCCAGCATGGTGGAGCGAATCATGGCGTCGGCAATCTCGCCGGCGCCTTCCATGTTTTCCGGCAGGGTTTCCGGAACGCCGCCGCTGCGCAGGGTCACCACCCGGATCCCGTAGGCCCCCAGTTCGCTGGAAAGCTGGCGGCGCATGGATTCCATCGCTTCAAAGGCGGTCTGCAGTCCGCCCAGGTACAGGCCGGGCACCGGGTCCCCCGAGCCGCCGAACACCAGGATCACCCCGGAGCGCTGGCGCATCATGTGCCTCGCGGCCGCCTGCGAGGTCAGGAAAAAGGTCTGGACGGCGGTGGCGACCGGCCGCAGATAGTCGGCGACGGACATTTCGGCCATGGGCGTTCCCTGCACGTCCCCGTGCTGGATCACGTTCATGGAGATATCGAGGCTGCCGGCCGCGGCCGCGACGTCGTCCGCATGTTCGCGAACCGCCCGCTCATTGGTGGCATCCAGCAGTGCCGTGTCCACCGTTCCCCCGGCATGCCGGATCCGATCCGCCACGGCCTCGAGCGGCTCCGGCGTGCGCCCTGCGAGGAAGACCCGCGCCCCTTCCCGGGCGAATGCCTGCGCCACGGCGCCGCCGATGCCTCCCCCGCCGCCGTAGATCACCGCGTTCTTCCCGATGAGCAGCTGCTCCATGGTTCCGCCTTCCGGTTGTCCTGCCGGTCCCGGCCCGTTCCCGCCGGCCCCATGGCGTTCGATCCCCATCATGGGCTGCTGCCCGGTGAGGACACAATGTCTCCGGCGAAGCCGGCGTCGGCCTAGCATGGAGATTACGGCCGGGGAGTGATCCACGGCACATTTGATGGAACGGAGCCGCATAAGATGTTCAACCCCCTCACTGTCCAGGAACCGGTGGCGCCCGCCGCACTGCTGTGCGACCGGCATCCCGCTGACTCTGTTGCCTTCACCGTCATTGAGCAGGACCTTTCCGCCACCGACCTCACCTACGGAGAACTCCAGGCGGGCTCCGAGCGGGCCGCGGCGGCCTTCGCCCGGCGGGGGGTACGCCGCGGGGACCGGGTGGCAACCCTGATGGGCAAGAGCGGTGACCTGGTGACGGTGCTGCTGGGTCTGTGGCGCCTGGGCGCCGTCCACGTGCCGCTGTTCACGGCTTTTGCCACGCCGGCCATTTCCGTACGCCTGGCCGCCAGCGGTGCCCGGTTGGTGGTGGCCGACGAAAACCAGCTGGCCAAGGTGGCACCCCTGGTACCGGAGCTGGGCCTTACGGTCCTGGCGGCCGGTACTGGCGCCGGCGCGGACGCGGGCGGATTGGACACCGCGGGTGCCGCAGATGCCCTGGACTGGACACAGCTGCTCTCCGCCGAACAGCCGGGAATGCCGGCGGCAGTCCTGGACCCGCAGGAGGTGCTCGTGGAAATCTTCACGTCGGGCACCACCGGCGCACCGAAGGGCGTGACGGTGCCGGTTTCGGCGCTCGAAGCGTTCTCCGCCTACTTCCACTACGGACTGGACGTGCAGGAAGGGGACGTCTTCTGGAACGCCGCCGATCCGGGCTGGGCCTACGGCCTGTATTACGGGATCCTCGCTCCGCTGGCGGCGGGCCGCCGGAACCTGCTGCTGCGCGGCAGCTTCAGCGCGAAGCTGTGCTGGGAGGTGCTGGACCGGTTCCGCGTTACGAACTTCGCCGCGGCGCCCACCATTTTCCGCTCGCTCCGGGCCGAGGCGCCCGACGGCGTCGGCCCCCTGGCGCTGCAGCGCGCCTCCAGTGCGGGTGAGCCCCTGGACGCGGAGACCATCAGCTGGGCCACGCGCTGCCTGGGTACCGCTGTGCGGGACCACTACGGGCAGACCGAAATGGGGATGTGCATTGTGAACGGCTGGGAGGACTCGGTGTCCCGCGAGATCCGGCCCGGCTCGATGGGCCACGCCCTGCCCGGCTACCGCACCGAAGTGCTGTCGCTGGAAGAAGATTCCCCGGCCGCGTCCGGCGAGAAGGGGCGGGTGGCCATTGACGTTCCGGCCAGCCCGCTGATGTGGTTCAGCGGGTACACGGACAACCCGGAGAAAACCGCCGAACGCTACAGCAGCGACGGCCGCTGGTATTACACCGGAGACACCGGTTCACGCGATGCCGACGGGTACACCTACTTCTCCGCCCGGGATGACGATGTGATCATCATGGCCGGCTACCGGATCGGCCCGTTCGAGGTCGAATCCGTGCTGGCCACGCACCCGGAGGTAGCGGAGAGCGCCGTCATCGGGGTTCCGGACGAGCTGCGCGGAGAACGGCTCGAAGCCTACGTGGTGCTCCGCTCCGGCTCCGGCTCCCCCGAGCTGGCGGCGGAACTACAGCAGCTGGTCAAGACGCAGTATGCCGCCCATGCGTATCCGCGGGCGGTGCACTTTGTGGAGGAGCTGCCAAAAACGCCGAGCGGGAAGCTGCAGCGTTTCCTGCTGCGTGCTTCCCGCTCGGCGTCGGATTCCGAACCTCCGGTAAACGCCTAGATCAGGGCGTCCGAGAGGAAGTTCGGCGTTCCGAAGCGGTGCGCGGTGATGCTGACGGCCTGCTCATGCAGGAAGGGCAGCAGCTCCAGGCGGCCTGACTCGGTGACGGGCTGGGCGTAGACGGCAATGTCCGGGGTTCCGCCGGTGGCTTCGGCCAGCGCCTGCACGGAGCCGCCGATCAGCCGGATCCGCCCGGACGTCAGCGAAGCAGCGGAAGCCAGCCACGCGGCGTCGTCCTGAACCCGGAACTGCAGTCCGAGTTCGGTCAGGACGGCCCGCAGGCCGGCCGGGAGGTCGACGGCGGTGGACACGGTGACTGCCGATCCGGCGGTCAGCGCTGCGGCCAGGACCCGGACCAGCAGGGCTGCCGGCTGGCCTTCGGCGAGGCGGACAGTCACCGGAACGGGTACGTAGCGGAAGACATTCCGCTCCGCGGACAGGGCGGACACGTCCTTGGCGGTGCCGAACTCGCCGTTCCAGGCGCGGGCGTCGCTGTTCGCGGCGCGACGGAGGAACGCGGCGTCGTCGGCGGTGAACGCCGAGCCTGCGGATTCGGCGGCAGCGACAAGGCGTGCTGCCGGCGCGGCGGCGGGCAGCTCTGCGGCTGTCTCGTCGGAGGTGCCGTTGACGGCTTCCCAGTTGCCCAGGCCGATCAGGTAGTTCGGGCCGCCGGCCTTGGTGCCCGCACCCACGGCGGACTTCTTCCAGCCGCCGAACGGCTGGCGCCGGACGATGGCGCCGGTGATGCCGCGGTTCACGTACAGGTTGCCCGCCTGGATGCGGTTCAGCCAGACGTCCATTTCCGCCGGCTCGAGGGAATGCAGCCCGGCGGTGAGGCCGTAGTCGATGTCATTGGCCATGTCGATGGCCTCTTCGAGGGTGGCTGCGGTCATAACGCCCAGGATCGGGCCGAAGTACTCGGTGCGGTGGTACTCGGAGCCGCGGCGGACACCGGTGCGGATGCCCGGGCTCCACAGCCGGCCGCTCTCGTCCAGCTGTTCCGGCTTCAGCAGCCAGGTTTCGCCTTCGCCCAGCTCGGTGAGGCCCTTGAGGAGCTTGCCGGCGGCGGGCTCGATGACCGGGCCCATTTGCGTGGTGGGATCTTCGGGGTAGCCGACCTTCAGTGACTGGACGGCGTCCACGAGCTGGTTCCGGAAGCGCGGTGACTTGGCCACGGA is a window of Arthrobacter sp. zg-Y1171 DNA encoding:
- a CDS encoding AMP-binding protein; amino-acid sequence: MFNPLTVQEPVAPAALLCDRHPADSVAFTVIEQDLSATDLTYGELQAGSERAAAAFARRGVRRGDRVATLMGKSGDLVTVLLGLWRLGAVHVPLFTAFATPAISVRLAASGARLVVADENQLAKVAPLVPELGLTVLAAGTGAGADAGGLDTAGAADALDWTQLLSAEQPGMPAAVLDPQEVLVEIFTSGTTGAPKGVTVPVSALEAFSAYFHYGLDVQEGDVFWNAADPGWAYGLYYGILAPLAAGRRNLLLRGSFSAKLCWEVLDRFRVTNFAAAPTIFRSLRAEAPDGVGPLALQRASSAGEPLDAETISWATRCLGTAVRDHYGQTEMGMCIVNGWEDSVSREIRPGSMGHALPGYRTEVLSLEEDSPAASGEKGRVAIDVPASPLMWFSGYTDNPEKTAERYSSDGRWYYTGDTGSRDADGYTYFSARDDDVIIMAGYRIGPFEVESVLATHPEVAESAVIGVPDELRGERLEAYVVLRSGSGSPELAAELQQLVKTQYAAHAYPRAVHFVEELPKTPSGKLQRFLLRASRSASDSEPPVNA
- a CDS encoding SDR family NAD(P)-dependent oxidoreductase encodes the protein MEQLLIGKNAVIYGGGGGIGGAVAQAFAREGARVFLAGRTPEPLEAVADRIRHAGGTVDTALLDATNERAVREHADDVAAAAGSLDISMNVIQHGDVQGTPMAEMSVADYLRPVATAVQTFFLTSQAAARHMMRQRSGVILVFGGSGDPVPGLYLGGLQTAFEAMESMRRQLSSELGAYGIRVVTLRSGGVPETLPENMEGAGEIADAMIRSTMLGRAATLEDVGYAAAFAASDRAASMTAATLNISAGALIDR
- a CDS encoding DUF6221 family protein is translated as MDIVDFLVIRFQEDISEARKLLASSDVSLSDRWYEERLLKECETKLMLIEIIGGARRHALSRMVVDPDDDPQFREELEWTTLALSALAAVHEDHPEFQDNWRLTQERP